In one Pasteuria penetrans genomic region, the following are encoded:
- the queF gene encoding preQ(1) synthase: protein MSDGDIGGLRALGRKTVYSQQYDPQLLESVPNQNRDFEYVVKLNTPEFTTLCPQTGQPDYASLCIRYIPDAHLVERKSLKLYLVSFRNYGDFHENCVVVILKDLRRLLDPQYIEVWGNFLPRDGVSIDPYANFGRPGTAWADMAKARLAGQDLWPEGIDNR, encoded by the coding sequence TTGTCGGATGGGGATATCGGCGGGTTACGAGCCCTGGGAAGGAAAACCGTGTATTCACAACAATATGATCCACAATTGTTGGAGAGTGTTCCCAACCAGAATCGTGATTTTGAATACGTTGTGAAATTAAATACCCCTGAGTTTACCACCCTGTGTCCCCAAACTGGACAGCCAGATTACGCGTCGTTGTGTATTCGCTACATTCCCGATGCCCATTTGGTGGAAAGAAAGTCCCTCAAGCTTTATCTGGTTAGTTTTCGTAATTATGGTGACTTTCATGAGAATTGTGTTGTTGTTATTTTGAAAGATCTTCGTAGATTATTGGATCCCCAGTATATTGAGGTCTGGGGTAATTTCCTGCCGAGGGATGGGGTTAGCATTGATCCCTATGCGAACTTTGGTCGTCCGGGAACTGCATGGGCGGATATGGCCAAGGCGCGCTTAGCAGGGCAGGATTTGTGGCCCGAGGGGATAGATAATCGTTGA
- a CDS encoding LPXTG cell wall anchor domain-containing protein has translation MKIIYHVKESTKLKLKQITTALLLTTALAFPTSLDVGIRAQGNDSKDTINSSSGGGPVSAPGSVDSSDKSSGSAPRSDEGSGKSPNSASHSGGSDKSSGSAPGSADSGQSSGSGGFPGDPSNSSSGDLDSNRASSRADVRVQPGSSGQASAQASVGGSQASAVDVSQLRIQQSSGGKFSFSSLPGLKLNEVRLELLDSQGSVVDVCSQVISQNAAQACNSGAADGSYAAKITVSANKSAESSVRVVYSSSSSSVVVKDGKASLVGREVVARKSAGSKVSGASGSSSSQSKESSSSSSSKSSSSKSSGKSSSALPDTGNDYVSSILLGGAVGMVGLTALFFLRGRRMTNVGRIRR, from the coding sequence GTGAAAATCATTTATCATGTTAAGGAGTCGACAAAATTGAAATTGAAACAAATTACTACTGCTTTACTTTTGACGACAGCTTTGGCATTTCCAACATCCCTTGATGTTGGTATTAGGGCACAGGGGAATGATAGTAAGGATACGATCAATTCCAGTTCTGGCGGGGGTCCCGTTTCTGCCCCCGGTAGCGTGGATTCTTCTGACAAGTCCTCCGGTTCTGCTCCCCGTAGCGACGAAGGTTCTGGCAAATCTCCTAATTCTGCTTCCCATAGCGGAGGTTCCGACAAATCCTCTGGTTCTGCCCCCGGCAGTGCAGATTCTGGTCAATCTTCCGGTTCGGGTGGTTTTCCAGGGGATCCTTCTAATAGTTCGTCTGGCGATTTGGACTCAAATCGTGCATCTTCCCGTGCTGATGTTAGAGTACAGCCCGGTTCCTCAGGGCAGGCGTCTGCACAGGCTTCTGTTGGTGGTTCACAGGCTTCGGCAGTTGATGTTTCGCAGCTTAGGATCCAGCAGTCATCAGGTGGGAAGTTTTCCTTTTCTTCCTTGCCCGGGTTGAAGCTGAATGAGGTTCGTCTTGAGTTGTTGGATTCCCAAGGTAGTGTGGTGGATGTTTGTTCGCAGGTCATCAGTCAAAATGCGGCTCAGGCCTGTAATAGTGGTGCGGCGGATGGCAGTTATGCTGCTAAGATTACCGTATCAGCTAATAAATCGGCAGAATCATCCGTTCGGGTGGTATACAGTTCTTCCAGTAGTTCAGTTGTTGTTAAAGATGGCAAGGCCTCCCTTGTTGGTAGGGAAGTAGTAGCCAGGAAATCAGCGGGTTCTAAAGTATCTGGGGCCAGCGGTAGCTCCTCCTCGCAGTCGAAGGAATCTAGCTCCAGTTCTTCGAGTAAATCTTCTTCTTCCAAATCCTCAGGCAAATCCTCTTCCGCCCTCCCGGATACGGGTAATGACTATGTTTCAAGCATCCTTTTGGGAGGGGCTGTGGGAATGGTGGGTTTGACAGCGCTCTTCTTTTTGAGAGGGCGTAGGATGACGAACGTGGGTCGTATTAGAAGGTGA